A part of Corynebacterium mustelae genomic DNA contains:
- a CDS encoding HpcH/HpaI aldolase/citrate lyase family protein yields the protein MTLHIPGPAILFAPAGRSEIIPKAAAAADMVILDLEDGAGDVDRDIAYANIRNSGLDPAATIVRVVGPTDPHFLADVEFVASTPYTTVMVPKVYAEIPQCLEKFDVIAMIETPQAVVNIQKIAEHPSVVGLFWGAEDLTMGLGGTHSRFGRDEANSGMYRETMRLTRSLMHIHAAAAGKITIDAVHSDFRDEAGMFAEAVDAARSGFAASACIHPSQVATVRAAYQPEDSQIEWAQAVVAEAANHPGAFKLSGEMIDAPLIAQARRILDRAGN from the coding sequence ATGACACTGCATATACCGGGTCCCGCCATCTTATTCGCACCGGCCGGAAGGTCTGAGATCATCCCCAAAGCAGCCGCAGCGGCCGACATGGTGATCCTAGATTTGGAAGACGGGGCGGGCGATGTTGATCGGGACATCGCCTACGCGAACATCCGAAATTCTGGGCTCGATCCTGCTGCAACCATCGTTCGGGTGGTTGGTCCCACTGATCCGCACTTTTTAGCCGACGTCGAATTTGTCGCGAGCACACCGTACACTACGGTTATGGTACCGAAGGTGTACGCTGAAATTCCGCAGTGCTTAGAAAAGTTCGACGTCATTGCCATGATTGAGACCCCGCAAGCGGTGGTTAATATTCAAAAAATTGCAGAACACCCGTCGGTTGTCGGCCTGTTCTGGGGAGCAGAGGATCTCACGATGGGCTTAGGTGGTACCCACTCCCGGTTTGGGCGGGATGAAGCGAATTCCGGGATGTATCGCGAGACGATGCGACTGACCCGATCGCTAATGCATATCCACGCCGCTGCGGCCGGGAAGATCACCATCGACGCGGTGCATTCAGACTTTCGGGATGAAGCTGGGATGTTTGCCGAGGCGGTTGATGCGGCGCGTTCCGGATTTGCGGCGTCGGCTTGCATTCACCCGAGTCAAGTAGCTACTGTGCGTGCTGCCTACCAACCAGAAGATAGTCAGATTGAATGGGCGCAGGCGGTAGTGGCGGAAGCTGCGAACCATCCAGGCGCCTTTAAACTCAGCGGCGAGATGATCGACGCACCGCTCATAGCTCAAGCGCGACGGATTTTAGATCGGGCCGGAAACTAG
- the rpsR gene encoding 30S ribosomal protein S18: MKRTNMKKVRMEQSRRPKKNPLKAAGIEKVDYKDINTLRQFISDRHKIRSRRVTGLTPQQQRQVATAVKNAREMALLPFTSR; this comes from the coding sequence ATGAAACGCACTAACATGAAAAAGGTGCGGATGGAACAATCCCGCCGCCCTAAGAAGAACCCTCTCAAAGCTGCAGGCATCGAGAAGGTGGACTACAAAGACATCAATACTCTTCGTCAGTTCATTTCTGATCGCCACAAGATCCGTTCCCGCCGCGTAACCGGCCTGACCCCGCAGCAGCAGCGTCAGGTAGCAACCGCAGTGAAGAACGCTCGTGAGATGGCTCTCCTACCGTTCACCAGTCGGTAA
- the rpsN gene encoding 30S ribosomal protein S14, with protein MAKKSKIAKNEQRKEIVARYAERRNELKAIIKNPNTSDEDRLDAQFELNRQPRDASPVRVRNRDAHDGRPRGYLRKFGVSRVRMREMAHRGELPGVRKSSW; from the coding sequence ATGGCTAAGAAGTCCAAGATCGCCAAGAACGAGCAGCGCAAGGAAATCGTCGCCCGCTACGCGGAGCGCCGTAACGAGCTCAAGGCAATCATCAAAAACCCAAATACCTCTGATGAGGATCGTCTGGATGCGCAGTTCGAGTTAAACCGCCAGCCACGCGACGCCTCCCCAGTCCGTGTCCGTAACCGTGACGCTCACGACGGTCGTCCACGCGGCTACCTCCGCAAGTTCGGCGTGTCCCGTGTCCGTATGCGCGAGATGGCTCACCGTGGTGAGTTACCTGGCGTCCGTAAGTCCAGCTGGTAA
- the rpmG gene encoding 50S ribosomal protein L33, with amino-acid sequence MARNDIRPIIKLKSTAGTGYTYVTRKNKRNNPDRITLKKYDPVVRKHVEFREER; translated from the coding sequence ATGGCACGTAATGACATTCGTCCAATCATCAAGCTGAAGTCTACGGCTGGCACCGGTTATACCTACGTCACCCGTAAGAATAAGCGTAATAACCCTGATCGCATTACCTTAAAGAAGTACGATCCGGTAGTCCGCAAGCACGTCGAATTCCGCGAGGAGCGATAA
- the rpmB gene encoding 50S ribosomal protein L28: MSAICQVTGRKPGYGKSVSHSHRRTSRRWNPNVQRRKFYLPSEGRTITLNVSTKGLKVIDRDGIEAVVAKIRARGEKV; this comes from the coding sequence ATGTCGGCTATTTGCCAGGTTACGGGACGCAAGCCGGGTTACGGTAAGTCCGTCTCGCACTCGCACCGACGCACTTCTCGCCGTTGGAACCCCAACGTGCAGCGTCGTAAGTTCTACCTGCCCTCCGAGGGCCGTACCATCACTTTGAACGTATCCACCAAGGGTCTGAAGGTCATCGACCGCGACGGCATTGAAGCCGTTGTAGCAAAGATCCGCGCTCGTGGAGAGAAGGTCTAA
- a CDS encoding type B 50S ribosomal protein L31 — MKKDIHPDYHPVVFQDAGTGFQFLTRSTATSARTIQWEDGNEYPLIVVDVTSESHPFWTGAQRVMDTAGRVEKFQRRFGGMARRQKKS, encoded by the coding sequence ATGAAAAAGGATATCCACCCGGATTACCATCCGGTTGTGTTCCAGGATGCGGGTACTGGTTTCCAGTTCTTAACCCGTTCCACCGCAACCAGCGCCCGTACTATTCAATGGGAAGACGGTAACGAATACCCACTAATCGTGGTAGACGTTACCAGTGAATCACACCCATTCTGGACTGGTGCACAGCGTGTGATGGACACCGCAGGTCGTGTCGAGAAGTTCCAGCGTCGATTTGGTGGCATGGCTCGTCGCCAAAAGAAGTCTTAA
- the rpmF gene encoding 50S ribosomal protein L32 yields the protein MAVPKRRMSRANTRSRRSQWKADNVALQEVTIDGQVVRIPRRLVKAAQLGLVEVEQF from the coding sequence ATGGCAGTTCCAAAGCGTCGTATGTCGCGTGCTAACACACGCTCCCGTCGTTCCCAGTGGAAGGCTGACAATGTCGCCCTTCAAGAGGTGACCATCGATGGCCAGGTTGTACGCATTCCGCGTCGACTGGTTAAGGCGGCTCAGCTCGGACTGGTCGAGGTTGAGCAGTTCTAA
- a CDS encoding response regulator transcription factor produces MKIVVVDDEQAVRDSLRRSLSFNGYEIVTAEDGEQALEVIEKEQPDLVILDVMMPKMDGLEVCRHLRSHGDDRPILVLTARDGVSDRVAGLDAGADDYLPKPFALEELLARVRSLLRRAAAEAVGATNQTEITFEDLKLNPETRDVVRGNRTISLTRTEFALLQLLMTNPRRVLSRSTILEEVWGYDFPTSGNALEVYIGYLRRKTEQEGEPRLIHTVRGVGYVLRDTAP; encoded by the coding sequence ATGAAAATCGTTGTAGTAGATGATGAGCAGGCCGTACGCGATTCGCTGCGCCGCTCCCTGTCCTTTAATGGCTACGAAATCGTTACCGCCGAGGATGGTGAACAGGCCCTGGAAGTGATCGAGAAGGAACAACCAGATTTGGTTATTCTCGACGTGATGATGCCTAAGATGGATGGCCTTGAGGTTTGCCGCCATTTACGCAGCCACGGCGATGACCGGCCGATTCTGGTTCTAACTGCCCGTGACGGGGTAAGTGACCGGGTGGCTGGTTTAGATGCAGGCGCGGATGACTACCTGCCAAAACCATTCGCCCTAGAAGAGCTTCTCGCCAGGGTTCGTTCGTTGCTGCGTCGAGCAGCTGCCGAGGCGGTAGGGGCTACCAACCAAACCGAAATCACCTTTGAAGATCTCAAGCTCAATCCAGAGACACGCGATGTGGTTCGCGGTAATCGCACCATATCGCTGACCCGCACCGAATTTGCGTTGTTGCAGTTGTTGATGACCAACCCGCGTCGGGTGTTAAGCCGGTCCACTATTTTAGAGGAAGTGTGGGGCTACGACTTCCCGACTTCGGGGAACGCGCTGGAAGTGTATATCGGTTATCTGCGTCGTAAGACGGAGCAAGAGGGTGAGCCTCGTTTGATTCACACGGTTCGCGGTGTAGGTTACGTGCTGCGAGATACTGCTCCGTGA
- a CDS encoding sensor histidine kinase, giving the protein MRKPSPEVEPNALDWGAFAGDTYDGWGKQASLRWRVAMLTASMVAIAVGVMTVLAYWSVSVTLTNSVDKDLQAKANALLSQTVDPSFFNNVKSEVDYFRAYNADTRISIRLPGWNFTAGDDLPLLALPKGEKTAVATVNGDRVFRATNDAGATVILSRDMTDTQDLIITLGLALLTFGGLGILLSIMTGIVVASAGLRPLVRLQSAVDQVTKTQKLTPIPVVGNDELALLTVSFNQMLAALDQSRQRQAQLVADAGHELKTPLTSMRTNIELLMLMQKPGAPQISDAEKKALEHDVMAQMEELSTLIGDLVDLAREDAPERELEETDLAEVAQTALERVRRRRPDVEFRLNTMPWYMWGDSHSLGRAILNLMDNAAKWSPADGVVRIDMQRISEDKVQITVSDSGPGIPVEDREKVFERFYRSIQARSMPGSGLGLAIVQQVVERHGGTIAAEESDDGGAMFRLIMPGYEHPEDLVLAPKKPSKDQFIANAHESRPKQGRATMFRNAHDSIEN; this is encoded by the coding sequence TTGAGGAAACCGTCCCCCGAGGTTGAGCCAAATGCGCTTGACTGGGGGGCTTTTGCTGGTGACACCTACGACGGGTGGGGGAAACAAGCATCGCTTCGGTGGCGCGTCGCCATGCTCACTGCAAGCATGGTGGCGATTGCCGTTGGCGTCATGACGGTTCTCGCATATTGGTCAGTATCAGTAACCCTGACTAATAGCGTGGATAAGGACCTACAGGCCAAGGCGAACGCGTTGCTTTCCCAGACAGTCGATCCTAGCTTTTTTAATAACGTAAAAAGCGAAGTGGATTATTTCCGGGCATATAACGCCGACACTCGAATCTCCATTCGGCTTCCTGGTTGGAACTTCACCGCTGGTGATGATTTGCCTCTATTGGCCTTGCCCAAGGGGGAGAAGACCGCCGTTGCAACGGTTAACGGGGATCGGGTTTTTCGTGCCACTAACGATGCAGGCGCGACCGTTATCTTGTCGAGGGACATGACCGATACTCAGGATCTGATCATCACGCTTGGGTTGGCGCTATTGACCTTTGGTGGTCTAGGCATTCTACTGTCCATCATGACGGGAATCGTTGTAGCATCCGCAGGTTTGCGACCGTTAGTGCGATTACAGTCTGCCGTGGATCAAGTGACAAAAACCCAGAAGCTCACTCCGATTCCGGTTGTCGGTAACGATGAGTTGGCATTGCTGACAGTGAGTTTTAATCAGATGCTGGCGGCACTCGATCAATCCCGACAACGACAAGCGCAGTTGGTGGCCGATGCTGGTCACGAGTTGAAGACTCCGTTGACATCCATGCGTACCAATATCGAGTTGCTGATGTTGATGCAAAAGCCAGGTGCGCCGCAGATCTCCGATGCGGAAAAGAAAGCATTGGAGCATGACGTCATGGCGCAGATGGAAGAACTGTCGACCCTTATCGGCGATCTGGTTGATCTGGCTCGTGAAGACGCACCGGAACGAGAACTGGAAGAAACAGACCTCGCGGAGGTGGCACAAACCGCTTTGGAGCGGGTGCGTAGGCGTCGGCCAGACGTGGAGTTCCGGTTGAATACCATGCCGTGGTACATGTGGGGCGATAGTCACTCCCTAGGTCGTGCAATTCTAAATCTCATGGATAACGCCGCTAAGTGGTCGCCAGCAGACGGAGTGGTACGCATTGATATGCAGCGCATAAGTGAAGACAAAGTCCAGATTACGGTTTCCGACTCGGGTCCGGGAATTCCAGTGGAAGACCGCGAAAAAGTATTCGAGCGTTTCTATCGAAGCATTCAAGCGCGCAGTATGCCCGGTTCTGGGCTGGGACTTGCAATTGTGCAACAAGTGGTTGAACGCCATGGCGGCACTATTGCAGCCGAGGAATCGGATGATGGTGGAGCAATGTTCCGCTTGATTATGCCGGGCTACGAGCATCCCGAGGATTTGGTTTTAGCTCCCAAGAAACCGAGCAAGGACCAGTTTATCGCTAATGCCCACGAGTCTCGGCCGAAACAAGGACGGGCTACCATGTTCCGTAATGCGCATGACTC